Part of the Virgibacillus necropolis genome, TGTGGGATGCAATTGAAAACGATGTTGCCCAACCAGATTCAACTTGGATGATTTCATTCTCTAAATCTACCTGTAACGAAAAGTTAGGGTTATTTTTTTCCAGGTCAAACAATGCTTCTATTTGTTCATGCTCAAGCTCAATTAACAGTAATCCGTTCTTTGAACAATTCCCTTTAAAAATATCTGCAAATGAAGGTGCAATGATTACTTGGAATCCGTAATCATGCAGTGCCCAAACCGCATTCTCTCTTGATGAGCCACATCCGAAATTATCACCGGTAAGTAAAATAGATGCTTGTTTATATTTTTCTTTGTTCAACACAAAATCCGTTTGGGGTTTCCCAGCATCGTCAAAACGCCAATAATACATCAGATGTTTTCCGTAACCCGTTCGTTCAACCCGCTTCAAAAACTCTGTAGGAATGATGATGTCAGTATCAATATTGGATTTATTAAGCGGTGCAACAGAACCCGTGTACTTACGAAATGGTTTCATTTTTTTTCACCTCCCCAATATAATTCCACCCTCTGATATCTGTCAGACGACCAGTTATTGCCGCGGCGGCAGCCATTGCTGGGCTTACGAGGTGAGTTCTTACACCCTTTCCTTGACGGCCTTCAAAATTACGATTGGATGTTGAGGCAACTCTGTCTCCCGGGTTAGCAATGTCAGGGTTCATTCCAGGACACATGCTACAACCTGGCTCTCTCCATTCAAACCCAGCTTCAATAAAAACTTTGTCCAATCCCTCTTTTTCGGCGCGTCTTTTAATGTGATAAGAACCTGGAACAACTAGTGATGTAATGCTTTTATTAACTTTGTGACCATGGGCCACTTGTGCAGCTAAACGTAAATCTTCTATTCTAGAATTCGTACAAGAACCGATAAATACCCGATCTATATCTATTTCATTCATTTTTGTTAGTGGTTTTAAATCCATATAATATAGAGCTGCTTCTGCTGTTGCCTTCGTTTCAGAATCCGTGAAACTTCCTGGGGAAGGAATATAATCATCAATCGATGTTACCTGACCAGGATTGGTCCCCCAGGTTACTTGGGGAGCTAACTCACCTATGTTTATCGTTATTGTTTTATCATAAACAGCATTTGGGTCACTATATAGTTTGCTCCACTCTCTGACTGCTTCATCCCATTTTTGACCTTTAGGTACAAACTGTCGGTTCTTTAAATAGGCAATTGTTTTTTCGTCGGGAGCAACCATTCCTGAACGTGCGCCAGCCTCTAGCACCATATTACAAATTGTCATTCGTTCATCCATGGACATGTTTTTAACTGCGTTTCCTGTGAACTCCACTACATGCCCAACCCCACCATCAGTACCAATTTCACCGATGATACTTAATATAATATCCTTGCTGCTTACTCCCTCTGGCATATCACCTTCAATTTGAATGTTCATTGTTTTCGGTTTTACTTGAGGTAGAGTTTGTGTCGCCAATACATGCGTAATTTCACTTGATCCAATTCCAAATGCAAATGCTCCGAATGCACCATGTGTAGAGGTATGGCTATCTCCACAAACAATTGTTTTTCCCGGCGTTGTTAATCCGAGCTCAGGTCCAATAATGTGAACAATACCATTGTCAGGGTGGTCTAGATCATAAGCTGTAATATCAAATTCTTTACAATTACTGATTAAAGCTTCAACTTGTTTTTTTGCAAGTAGGTCCTTAAACTCTAAATTCCTGTCAGTTGTTGGAACGTTGTGGTCAGCTGATGCGAATGTTAAATCTGGCCGTCTAACTGTTCGCCCCTGATCCCTAAGCAAAGAAAAAGCCTGCGGTGATGTGACATCATGAATTAAGTGTAGATCAATAAAAATTAATGGTAGATCAAGTGGCGAATCAATTACGTGATTTTCCCAAACTTTCTCGAAAAGTGTTCTTGGAGCCATTTTCTTTCTCCCTTCTATAGTTCAGATGCGGAATGAAGATCTGTTATTTTCCCAGCTTTTACTACTTGGCCAGGTAAGTCATGTGTCAAACGTGATTGTAAATAGTTGGCTGAGTCTATCAGTTGGTCAAGATCTGCTTTGATCTCATATCCCATAAATTTAAGCATATGAACAAGGTCTTCTGTGCAAACATTTCCAGTTGCTCCAGGAGCGAAGGGACATCCACCCAGTCCTCCTAGAGAGGAATCAAATCGCGTTACTCCTGCACGAATACCTTCGTTAACATTTGCTAATGCCATTCCCCTTGTATTATGAAAATGGAGGGTTAAGGGAAGGTCAGGCCAATGCTTTAAAACGTTTTTAGATAATTGATATACTTGTGTAGGTGTGGCCATGCCTGTAGTATCGGCAAGTGTAATTCCACTAACACCTAGTTCCAGATATTGATCAATGAGACGTAGCACGCTATCTTCTGAGATATTTCCTTCAAATGGGCAGCCGAAAGATGTACCAAGCGAACCATTTACACGAATGTTCTTATTGGATAAAAAACTCATTATTTCGTGAAAGCTTTCAAATGTTTGGTCAGTTGTTCGACGTACGTTTTTTAAGTTATGTGTTTCACTCACTGAAACAAGAAGGTTAATTTCATCTACAGCACAACTTGTAGCACGTTTTACCCCTCTGAGATTCGGTACCAGGGCGGAGTATATAACTCCGGGTTTTCGCTCGATTTTACTCATCACTTCTTCTGCATCTTTCAAATTTGGTATGGCCTTAGGAGAGACAAAGGAGGTTACCTCAATCTTATCCACTCCTGCATCACTTAATTGGTTAATTAACTCAACTTTTTTATCTGTAGGAATAAATTGGTCTTCATTTTGAAGTCCATCCCTTGTAACAACTTCTTGAATAAAAATTCGTTTCATTTTCATCACCTACTTTCAAAAAGTTAATTAAATAATACCTTCCTCTTTTAGTTTTTGGATCTTTTCATCATCATAGGCTAATACGCCTTTCATGATTTGATTGGTATGTTCTCCTAGGTTTGGGCCTAACCAATTTGTTGCACCGGGTGTCTTACTCATTTTTGGCACAACACCTGGAATTTTTAGTGAATCACCATTACCAAGGTTGAAACTCTGAATCATTTCTCGCGCTAGATACTGTGGATCTTTTACAATATCTTCAATACTGTAAATAGCCCCTGCAGGAACTTTTGCATCATCAAGTGTTTGTAATGCGGTTTCAAGATTTACTGTTTTCGTCCAATCTTCTATACTTGCATCAAGAAAATCTGCATGTTCTGCACGACCTTTATTGCTTGTAAATCTTTCATCTTCCGCTAATTCCTGATGACCAATTGCAATCATTAATCTTTTAAAAATGGCATCCCCATTCCCGCCAATTACAATGTATTTCCCGTCGCTACATGGATATGTATTAGAGGGTGCGATACCTGGTAAGGAAGATCCAGTTCTTTCCCGAACTGCACCGAATTTGTCGTATTCAGGAAGCATGCTTTCCATTAAACTAAAGACAGCTTCGTAAAGTGCTACATCTACAATTTGACCTTCGCCAGTTCCTTTTACGTCACGATGGTAAACTGCCATAAGTGCGCCGATGACCGAATACATTGCTGCAAGGGAGTCTCCAAGGCTAATTCCTGCTCGTGTCGGTGCCCGGTCCGGGTATCCTGTCAGATGTCGTATTCCGCCCATCGATTCGCCGATACTACCAAAGCCTGTTTTGTCTCGGTATGGACCTGTTTGACCATAACCAGATACTCTAACCATAATAATTCCAGGGTTTATAGCAGATAATTGTTCATATCCTATGTTCCATTTTTCAAGAGTCCCTGGTCTAAAGTTCTCAATGATAATATCGCATTCTTTTGCAAGGGATTGAATTATTCCCTGACCTTCTTCACTCTTTAAATCAATAGTGATTGATTTTTTATTCCGTGCCTGAAGTCGCCACCATAGTGATTGACCCTCATAAATATGTCTCCATTCTCTGAGTGGATCACCTTTCCCAGGAGGCTCAACCTTGATAACATCTGCACCAAATTCAGCCATTAATCTTCCCGCAAATGGACCCGCAATAAGACTTCCTAATTCCAATACCTTTAACCCTTCTAACGTTTGGGTCATATAAAATCATCCTTTTGTTTTGATTTAAAAATAGTATCAAGCATGTTGATATCATTTTGAACATGCTGTTTCATCTCAAGCTCAGCTTGATTGCCATTTCCGTTAACGATGGCATCAGCAATTCGCACATGTTCCTCAAAAAAATTATCTCTTCGGGAATAGTTGCTTAGAATGTTATTTCGCATGTACAAGTTCTTCGCATGTATTAAATTCATAAATTGAATTAATTGCTTATTACCTGAAGATTGAACGACTATATCATGAAATTTGGTATTAAAAGTAACCACTTCTCTTTTTTGGTTGTTTTCTAATGCCTTTTTTGTATTATTTACTATTTCTATTAAGGCATCTTTATTTACTTGTGACATGTTTTGTGCTGATAATTTTGCTCCAAGTGGTTCCAACCTTTCTTTACAGAGATAAAGGTCGACAACATCATCAACTGTTGGGTCAAAAACGTAAATATGCACGCCTTTTTGAGTTAGCAAGCCATCATGTATCAACATTCGTATGGCTTCACGGATTGGGCCGCGACTAACTCCTAACATGTTTGCTAGACCTGACTCTGTTAGTCGTTCACCGGGTAAAAATTTATTTTCTAGCAGATAGTTTTGAATGTGTACGTATGCTTGAACGTGAAAGGGTTCTGATTTAACAATACGACTAATTGATTCCACCTCCTTGACATGTAAACGCTTTCTTGTATAGTATATTGTTATCAGTATTTTGTCAACAATGTAAAAAATTAAATATTGTCTGAACCTAGAAACCTTTTGATTTAAGGGGTTAGTTGAAGTATTGTTTCCCAAAAAATAAAAAAAGAGTTGAACTGCATATGGGAATTAAGGATTTACAGCAAAACTCGTTAACTAAAATAAACCCATGGAGAATGTTG contains:
- the leuC gene encoding 3-isopropylmalate dehydratase large subunit, which codes for MAPRTLFEKVWENHVIDSPLDLPLIFIDLHLIHDVTSPQAFSLLRDQGRTVRRPDLTFASADHNVPTTDRNLEFKDLLAKKQVEALISNCKEFDITAYDLDHPDNGIVHIIGPELGLTTPGKTIVCGDSHTSTHGAFGAFAFGIGSSEITHVLATQTLPQVKPKTMNIQIEGDMPEGVSSKDIILSIIGEIGTDGGVGHVVEFTGNAVKNMSMDERMTICNMVLEAGARSGMVAPDEKTIAYLKNRQFVPKGQKWDEAVREWSKLYSDPNAVYDKTITINIGELAPQVTWGTNPGQVTSIDDYIPSPGSFTDSETKATAEAALYYMDLKPLTKMNEIDIDRVFIGSCTNSRIEDLRLAAQVAHGHKVNKSITSLVVPGSYHIKRRAEKEGLDKVFIEAGFEWREPGCSMCPGMNPDIANPGDRVASTSNRNFEGRQGKGVRTHLVSPAMAAAAAITGRLTDIRGWNYIGEVKKNETIS
- a CDS encoding GntR family transcriptional regulator — its product is MESISRIVKSEPFHVQAYVHIQNYLLENKFLPGERLTESGLANMLGVSRGPIREAIRMLIHDGLLTQKGVHIYVFDPTVDDVVDLYLCKERLEPLGAKLSAQNMSQVNKDALIEIVNNTKKALENNQKREVVTFNTKFHDIVVQSSGNKQLIQFMNLIHAKNLYMRNNILSNYSRRDNFFEEHVRIADAIVNGNGNQAELEMKQHVQNDINMLDTIFKSKQKDDFI
- the leuD gene encoding 3-isopropylmalate dehydratase small subunit encodes the protein MKPFRKYTGSVAPLNKSNIDTDIIIPTEFLKRVERTGYGKHLMYYWRFDDAGKPQTDFVLNKEKYKQASILLTGDNFGCGSSRENAVWALHDYGFQVIIAPSFADIFKGNCSKNGLLLIELEHEQIEALFDLEKNNPNFSLQVDLENEIIQVESGWATSFSIASHIRHKFLNGLDDIDVTMTAEENISRFEQQRAYYMDPYVK
- a CDS encoding CaiB/BaiF CoA transferase family protein, with the protein product MTQTLEGLKVLELGSLIAGPFAGRLMAEFGADVIKVEPPGKGDPLREWRHIYEGQSLWWRLQARNKKSITIDLKSEEGQGIIQSLAKECDIIIENFRPGTLEKWNIGYEQLSAINPGIIMVRVSGYGQTGPYRDKTGFGSIGESMGGIRHLTGYPDRAPTRAGISLGDSLAAMYSVIGALMAVYHRDVKGTGEGQIVDVALYEAVFSLMESMLPEYDKFGAVRERTGSSLPGIAPSNTYPCSDGKYIVIGGNGDAIFKRLMIAIGHQELAEDERFTSNKGRAEHADFLDASIEDWTKTVNLETALQTLDDAKVPAGAIYSIEDIVKDPQYLAREMIQSFNLGNGDSLKIPGVVPKMSKTPGATNWLGPNLGEHTNQIMKGVLAYDDEKIQKLKEEGII
- a CDS encoding hydroxymethylglutaryl-CoA lyase encodes the protein MKRIFIQEVVTRDGLQNEDQFIPTDKKVELINQLSDAGVDKIEVTSFVSPKAIPNLKDAEEVMSKIERKPGVIYSALVPNLRGVKRATSCAVDEINLLVSVSETHNLKNVRRTTDQTFESFHEIMSFLSNKNIRVNGSLGTSFGCPFEGNISEDSVLRLIDQYLELGVSGITLADTTGMATPTQVYQLSKNVLKHWPDLPLTLHFHNTRGMALANVNEGIRAGVTRFDSSLGGLGGCPFAPGATGNVCTEDLVHMLKFMGYEIKADLDQLIDSANYLQSRLTHDLPGQVVKAGKITDLHSASEL